From the genome of Acropora palmata chromosome 4, jaAcrPala1.3, whole genome shotgun sequence, one region includes:
- the LOC141878872 gene encoding maternal embryonic leucine zipper kinase-like — MPSAAFPSQVVKHYELRETIGSGGFAKVKLAVHILTGEKVAIKVMNKKELGSDLPRVQREIDAMKNLSHQHVCQLYHVIQTDDYIFMVMEYAPGGELFDYIVAKDKLKEDEARGFFRQIVSAVAYIHERGYAHRDLKPENLLLDEDQNIKLIDFGLVAKPHGGMTDHLDTCCGSPAYAAPELISGFPYHGNEVDLWSMGVLLYALLCGFLPFDDDNTFKLYKLIQKGEYEVPEWLSPGTAKLLSQLLQTNPQRRATIKSLLNHDWVMKGYAAPVRWMSRIKKDKPDPDVLLEMASYYDVHPDTMMKRLLEWKFDEVTSMYFLLCKKKSKGQLPELLPRYSKSHTRKSVHSKENEHPNVFSSENTEYILRTPKALPYVEHHSRKAMVNHQEENMQPPARRPRAGTLPYDVEPTTPSRKAPTAMPPPVAPITPRVRKTPAAKGAAADIPTSHSDYDFGSNDLTPMSQARLWSQSLDTNLDKATSKRTPFRSPFTLGRKRFGSVDTPSSTSKWSSKSIMGSIEDGLNRIVEAITPRGLGSHGPRKVKALYNVSSTSTRSADEVLDEIKRVLKLADIMFKQKGYTLRCKSIDERGKVVLDFEMEVCLIPKMEIIGIRRKRMKGDTWAYKKICEELLAAAKL; from the exons ATGCCATCAGCAGCCTTTCCGTCACAAGTTGTAAAGCATTATGAATTAAGGGAAACCATCGGAAGCG GTGGTTTTGCTAAGGTGAAACTTGCTGTTCATATCTTGACTGGGGAGAAGGTGGCAATTAAGGTCATGAATAAAAAGGAACTTGGA TCTGACTTACCCAGAGTACAGCGTGAAATAGATGCAATGAAGAACCTCAGCCATCAACATGTCTGCCAGTTGTACCATGTGATACAAACAGATGATTACATCTTTATGGTTATGGAG tATGCACCTGGTGGAGAATTGTTTGACTACATTGTTGCCAAGGACAAACTTAAG GAAGATGAAGCACGAGGTTTCTTCAGGCAGATAGTCTCGGCAGTAGCTTATATTCATGAAAGAGGATATGCTCACCGTGACCTCAAACCT GAAAATTTGCTACTTGATGAAGACCAG AACATAAAACTGATTGACTTTGGATTAGTGGCTAAACCTCATGGTGGAATGACAGATCATCTTGATACATGTTGTGGTTCACCTGCCTACGCAGCCCCGG aACTCATATCAGGTTTCCCCTATCATGGAAATGAG GTTGACTTGTGGAGCATGGGGGTGTTGTTGTACGCTCTTCTTTGTggatttctgccatttgatgaTGATAACACTTTCAAGCTATATAAACTTATCCAG aaagGAGAATACGAAGTACCAGAGTGGCTTTCTCCAG GCACTGCCAAACTTTTAAGCCAGTTGCTTCAG ACAAATCCTCAGAGAAGAGCTACCATTAAAAGTCTGTTAAACCATGACTGGGTTATGAAAGGCTATGCAGCACCTGTGAGATGGATGAGTCGCATTAAG AAAGATAAGCCAGACCCTGATGTTCTTTTAGAAATGGCATCATATTATGATGTTCACCCTGACACAATGATGAAGAGACTGTTGGAG TGGAAGTTTGATGAAGTGACTTCCATGTATTTCCTTCTCTGtaagaagaaaagcaaaggcCAATTACCAGAGCTACTTCCAAGATATTCCAA GTCGCACACAAGAAAGAGTGTTCACAGCAAAGAAAATGAG caTCCTAATGTATTTAGCTCGGAGAACACCGAATACATCCTTCGAACACCGAAAGCCTTACCTTACGTGGAGCATCATTCAAGGAAAGCCATGGTAAATCATCAAGAGGAGAACATGCAACCCCCAGCCAGGAGACCCAGAGCTGGGACGCTGCCTTACGATGTCGAGCCCACCACACCCAGCAGAAAAGCACCCACAGCGATGCCCCCACCGGTCGCGCCCATTACCCCACGGGTTAGAAAAACTCCAGCTGCAAAAG GAGCTGCTGCTGATATCCCAACTTCGCATTCTGATTACGACTTTGGTTCCAATGATCTTACTCCGATGTCTCAAGCCAGACT CTGGTCTCAGTCTCTTGACACAAATCTCGACAAAGCCACGAGTAAACGGACACCATTTAGATCTCCTTTCACGCTTGGAAGAAAGCGATTTGGCTCTGTGGATACACCATCCAGCACAAGCAAGTGGAGTTCAAAG AGTATTATGGGTAGCATTGAAGATGGCTTGAACAGGATTGTGGAGGCGATTACACCGCGGGGACTGGGGAGCCATGGTCCAAGAAAGGTTAag GCTCTTTATAATGTATCTTCGACTTCGACCCGAAGCGCAGATGAGGTTTTGGACGAGATCAAACGTGTCTTGAAACTCGCAGACATCATGTTCAAACAAAAAGG GTACACCCTCCGATGTAAGTCAATAGATGAGAGAGGAAAGGTTGTCCTTGACTTCGAAAtggaagtctgtttgatcccCAAAATGGAAATAATAG gcATTCGCCGAAAGCGAATGAAGGGCGACACATGGGCGTACAAGAAAATATGTGAAGAGCTCTTGGCCGCCGCAAAACTTTAA